The DNA window CCGCGGAAGCGCACAGTCAGGTCCTGGACCTCGAGCAGGGGGGACGCCATGCCGCTCACCCGATCCGCCCGATGCGCCAGACGAGCAGCCCGCGCGGCATGAACAGCACGGCGACGACGATGATGAAGCCGTTCACCACCAGCTTGAAGTCGTGAAGGGCGGTCAAGAGCTCCGGCAGCACGGTCAGGATGACGGCACCCAGCACCGGCCCGAACGGCGAGCCGATGCCGCCCAGGAGCGCGAACGACAGGATCGTCACTGCCTGGTCGAAGCCGTAGTCGTTCGGGCCGATGAAGCTGTTGGCATGCGCGTTCAGGGCGCCGGCGAGGCCGGCCAGCATGGCCGAGACGACGAGCGCGCCCAGCTTCATGGCCGGCAGGTTGACGCCCATGACGCCGGCCGCGACCTCGTCCTCGCGCATCGCCTCCATGGCGCGGCCGAGCTTCGAGCGCGCGACCAGCACAGCGCCGAGCAGCGCCAGCGCCAGGATGCCGTAGATCAGCCCGAAGCTCGTCTTGTTCGGAATGCCCGAAAGGCCGAGGGCGCCGCCGGTGAGCTCCGACGCATTGCAGAAGATGCGCAGGATCTCGCCGAGCCCGATCGTCGCCAGCGCCAGATAGACGCCGGTGAGCTTCAAGGTCGGGCCGCCGATCACGAGGGCCGCCAGCGCCGGCACCGCCATGGCGGCCATAAGCACGGCCCAGAACGGCCAGCCGGCGTCGAGCGTCAGCAGGGTCGAGACATAGGCGCCGATGCCCATGAACGCGGCCTGGCCCAGGGACAATTGGCCGATCGCGAGCACTGTGTACATGGAGAGCGCCAGGAGCCCGTTCACGCCGACGGCGAAGATCAGGGCCTGGTACGAGAAGAAGAAACTGTCGAGCGCGGCGGACATGGGTTTCCTCGCGGGCGGGCGTCAGGCGCGCTTGACCGGGGCGCGGCCGAACAGGCCGACCGGGCGGAACCAGAGGGTGGCGACCAGCAGGAGGAAGCCGGCCGCATCCTTGACGGCAGAGGAGATGAAGCCGGCGGTCAGCACCTCGAGGATGCCGATGACCAGGCCCGCGACGAGCGCGCCCTTGATGTCGCCGAGCCCGCCGATGATGATCACGGCGAAGCCCTTCAGCATCATGCTCTCGCCCATGTAAGGCTGGATCGCGTTGAAATTGAGCCCGATCAGCACCCCGGCCGTGCTGCCGAGAGCCGCCGAGATGAACGAGACCATGCGCACCACCGCGTCGGTATTGACGCCCATGAGCTGGGCTGCCTCGCCGTTCTCGGCGAGCGCCCGCATGGAGAGGCCGAAGCGCGTGCCGCGGATGAGGCTCAGGAGCGCCACCACGATCAGCACGGTGGTGACGATGATCAGGATCTGCGACAGCGTCACGCGCACGCCGCCGATGGTATAGGCGGCATGACTGATGACGGCGGGCGGCAGGCGCCGGATGTCGGTGCCGAAGCTTGCGGTCGCGAGCGAATAGAGCAGGAGCGTCGCACCCAGCGTCACCATCAGCGAGGCGAGCTCCGGCGCCTTCTTGCGCCGGAGCGGCGTGAGCAACGCCGCATCGAACAGGATGGCGATGAGGCCGGTCAGGATCGCCGCCCCCGGCAGCGCCAGCCAGATCGACAGGCCCAAAAGCTTCGTGCCGTAGAGCGCCAGGAACGCGCCCGTGGTGAAATAGAAGCCGTAGGTCAGGTTGATCACGCCGAGCACGCCGAACATCAGCGTGAAGCCGAGGGCGAACAGCGCGTAGGTCGAGCCTAGAACGAGGCCGTTCAGGAGCTGCTGCGGAAGCTGCTGGAGGATCTGGGCGAGCATTGTCTCGAAGGTGCCAAGCCGGACTGGCGGCAGGCGGACAAGAAGATCCGCCGGCCGTTCAGACTGTTACTTCAGGATCTGGAACTTGCCGCCCTTCATCTCGAGCACCACGACGCCCGACGCATCGGCCGGATCGCGGTTCTCGGTGAAGGAGAACGGGCCCATGACGCCCGTGTACTTGGCCGCCTGCAGCGCCGTCTTGATCTTCTCCGGATCGGCGGCACCCGCCTTGTCGATGGCGTTCGCGACGATGTGCAGCGTGTCGTAGGCCTGGGCCGCGAACTGGTCCGGATCATCCTTGTACTTGGCGCGATAGGCGGCCACGAACTTGGTGTTGGCCGGATCGTCCTTGCCGATGAACCAGGGGCTGCCGACCATCGTGCCGTCGGCCGCTTCGCCCGCGATGTCGCCCAGCTTCGGCGAGTTGAAGCCGTTGCCGCCGATGAAGCGGACCTTCTCGTCGAAGCCCAGCGAGCGCGCGTCCAAGAGGATGCCCGAGGCCGGCTCGACGAGCGCCGAGACCACGACCGCGTCGGGATTCAGGCTCTTGATCTTGGTGAGCTGGGCAGAGAAATCGCTGTCCTTCGTGCCGAAGGTCTCGGTCGTCAGCGTCTGGATGCCGAGCTTCTCGAGCGTCGCCTTGAACACGTCATAGCCCGACTTCGAGAAGGCGTCGTCGTTGGCATACATGACCGCGACCTTCTTGATGCCGAACTTGGCCTGGGCGGTCTTCAGGGTCACGGGGATGACGTCGGCCTCAGGCAGCGAGGTGCGGAAGACATAGGGGCCGATCGCCGTGATGCCGTTCGCGGTCGTCGACGTGCCGACGATCGGAATCTTCTGCTCGTTCGCGACTGGGCCGGCGGCGAACATCTCGTTCGACAGCGTCGGGCCGAGGAGCAGCGGCACCTTGCTGATGCCGATCAGCTTGCGCGCGGCATTGACCGCCTGGTCCTTGTTGCCGGCCGAGTCCTCGTACTGGATGACGAGCTTCTTGCCGCCCAGGACGCCGGTCTTGTTGACCTCGTCCAGCGCCAGGTCGAAGCCGTTCTTGATCGCGACGCCATAGCGGCTGTTCGGCCCGGTCAGGATCTCGATCGCGCCGATGGTGACGTCCTCGGCCTTGGCGGGCGCGGTCCAGATTGCGCCGGCCGTGGCGAGCGGCAGCAGAGCCAAGGCAGCGAGTGTCGTTTTTCTCATCGGCTTTCCCCCTAATCGCAAATTGCGTCTCGACCATCATCCCCGGGCGGCTGCCTTGGCCGGCAGCCCTCGTTCGGCCGCGCACCTTAGCCGAGCGATCGCGTGGCGGCAAACAAGGATGCGCAGGAAGCAATCGAGTGGCGATTTCTCCTCATACCAAAGTTCCGGCTGCCCCTTGGCGACCGGCGGTTCCGGCCGATACGATTGAGCGGGTAGCCGCCAAACGGCGTTATTCCCAGCGACATCATACCGGGAGGATTAGGACAGTGACTGAGAGATTGGCCGGCAAGCGGGCGCTCGTGACGGCGGCGGCCCAGGGCATCGGCCGGGCTTCGGCCCTGGCGTTTGCGCGCGAAGGAGCACGGGTGATCGCGACCGACGTCAACGAGGCAGCACTCGCCGAACTGGCGGGCAAGCCTGGCATCGAGACGCGCCGGCTCGACGTGCGCGACGACCAGGCGATCGCGGCACTCGCCGCCGAGATCGGCACCATCGATATCCTGATGAACGCCGCCGGCTTCGTGCATCACGGCAGCGTCCTCGAATGCTCGGATGCGGACTGGGACTTCAGCTTCGACCTCAACATCAAGAGCATGTACCGCACGATCCGTGCGTTCCTGCCGGGCATGCTGGCTGAGGGCAAGGGCTCGATCGTCAATATCGCGTCCGGCGCCTCGTCGGTACGCGGTATTCCCAATCGCTTCGTCTATGGCACGACCAAGGCGGCCGTGGTGGGCCTGACCAAGGCGGTCGCGGCCGACTTCATCCGCAAGGGCATCCGCTGCAACGCGATCTGCCCCGGCACGATCGCGACCCCGTCGCTCGACGACCGTATTAATGCGTTCGACGACCCGGTCGCGGCCCGCAAGGCCTTCATCGAGCGGCAGCCGATGGGGCGGCTCGGCGAGGCGGAGGAGGTCGCTGCGGCGGCGGTTTATCTCGCCGGCGACGAATCTGCCTTCACGACCGGTACGATTCTGCTGGTGGACGGCGGTTTCGCGTTGTAACTGGCGATACCGAAGAGAGATGTCCGCCGCATCCAGGGGATGGGCGGACGTTTCGGACGAACGACAGGACTATGCCCGAGGAGGCGAAGACCGTGGCCGACCCGAAGATCCTGAATGCCAAGCGCCTTATTCATCCGGTAATCCTGTCCGGCGGCTCGGGGACGCGGCTGTGGCCGATGTCCCGCGCGGCCTATCCGAAGCAGCTGCAGCCGCTCCTGAGCGCCCGCAGCCTGCTGCAGGACTCCGTCGCCCGCGTGCTGCAGGCCGACCTGTTCGCGGCACCGGTGATCCTGGCGAACGAGGAGCATCGCTTCATCATTGCCGAGCAGCTGCGTCAGATCGACGTCAAGCCGCAGACGATCATGCTGGAGCCGATTGCGCGCAACACCGGCCCCGCGGCGGCGGCCGCGGCGCTCTGGATCAGCCAGCGCGATCCCGACGCGCTCATGCTGATCATGCCGTCCGACCATGCGATCGCCGACCACCCGGCCTTCCTGAAGGCGATCGAGACCGGGGCCACGGCGGCCGCGGCCGGCAAGCTCGTGACGTTCGGCATCCATGCCGACCGGCCCGAGACCGGCTATGGCTATATCCGCCGCGGCGGGGCGGTGGGCCAGACCGGCGCCTTCGAGGTCGCGGCCTTCGTCGAGAAGCCGGACCGCGAGCGGGCCGAGCAATATGTCGCCTCGGGCGACTATACCTGGAACAGCGGCATCTTCCTGTTCCCGGTGCAGACGTATCTCGCCGAGTACAAGGCGCGCCTGCCCGAGAGTTACGCCGCGGTCGAGGCGGCGGTGGCGCACGAGAAGGGCGATCTCGACTTCCATCGGCTGGCGGCCCAGGACTTCGCCAAGGCCGAGAACCTGTCGATCGACTATGCGGTCATGGAGCACACGTCGAACGCCGCCGTGGTGCCGGTCGCCATGGGCTGGAACGACGTCGGCGCCTGGGACGCGCTCTGGGACATCTCGCCCAAGGACGAGAACCAGATGGTCCAGATCGGCGACGTGGTCGCGGTCGATTGCCGCGGCTCGTATCTCCGGACCGAGGAGCGGCTGCTCGCCGCGGTCGGCGTCGATGACCTGATCGTGGTCGCGACGGCCGATGCGGTGCTGGTGGCGCCCAAGTCGCGCGCTCAGGACGTGAAGCGGCTCATCGACCGCATGAAGCTCGACAAGCGAGAGGAGCTGACCCACCTGCCGACCGTGCATCGGCCGTGGGGCACCTACCGCTCGATCCATAACGGCGAGCGCGTGCAGGTGAAGCACATCATGGTGAAGCCCGGCGGCAAGCTGTCGCTGCAGATGCACCACCATCGCGCCGAGCATTGGGTCGTCGTCTCGGGCACGGCCAAGATCGTGCGCGGCAACGAGGAGCTGCTGCTGACCGAGAACCAGTCGACCTACATCCCGCTCGGCACCAACCACCGGCTGGAAAACCCCGGCCGCATCCCGCTGCACCTGATCGAGGTGCAGTCGGGCAGCTACCTCGGCGAGGACGACATCGTCCGGTTCGAGGACACTTACGGGCGCGCGTAACGCGGCTGAGCGTAACTCCGGCCGATCGGGCGCCGGCCCTGGATTGCCGTGCAGGCGGGAATCCAGGGTGGCCGCGCGCTCAGGAGCAGTCGACCTTGCCGCCGAGCAGCACCTCGACGCGGCGCTTGAGGCGCTGCAAGGTCCGGTCCTCGAGGCCGAGCTCGGCGAGCGCCTGGGTCGTTTTGAACAGATAGTCCGTGCACGGGCCGAGCCGGCCGACGGCGGTCGCCACGACGCGGACGATCTCGTCCTCGGCGAGCCTTCCGGCATAGCGCGGGTTGGCCGGATCGATCGTGAAGGTAACGGCGTCGACCGGGCCGTCGGCGGTCGTGACCTTGACCCAGCGCGGCTTGTAGGCGCCGCTCAGCATTTCGCGGCGCCAGAGGATGTCCAATTCGCAGGCAACCTGCTCGGCCGCCAGGCGGAACGCCATGCCGGTGCAGGCGCCGCCGCGCTCGAGCGCCAGGACCAGGCCCGGCTGCTCCGGGCTGCCGCGGCCGAGCGGGGTCCACAGGCAGAAGCGCCGGTGCCAGCCGTGGACGCGGCCCTTGCGCTGCTCGGCGAAATGAAAGGCCGGGTTCCAGATGAGCGAGCCGTAGCCGAACAGCCAGAGATCGCCGCTCGGGTCGGCGCTCTTCGGCCGGGCCGCGAGCGTTTCGGCGATCGAGGTCGCGCGCTCCTCGTCGGTCAGCACGCGCATGCCGTGGGCGGAGGCGAGCTTGATGACCGTGCCCGCCTGG is part of the Aliidongia dinghuensis genome and encodes:
- a CDS encoding branched-chain amino acid ABC transporter permease; the encoded protein is MSAALDSFFFSYQALIFAVGVNGLLALSMYTVLAIGQLSLGQAAFMGIGAYVSTLLTLDAGWPFWAVLMAAMAVPALAALVIGGPTLKLTGVYLALATIGLGEILRIFCNASELTGGALGLSGIPNKTSFGLIYGILALALLGAVLVARSKLGRAMEAMREDEVAAGVMGVNLPAMKLGALVVSAMLAGLAGALNAHANSFIGPNDYGFDQAVTILSFALLGGIGSPFGPVLGAVILTVLPELLTALHDFKLVVNGFIIVVAVLFMPRGLLVWRIGRIG
- a CDS encoding branched-chain amino acid ABC transporter permease, whose amino-acid sequence is MLAQILQQLPQQLLNGLVLGSTYALFALGFTLMFGVLGVINLTYGFYFTTGAFLALYGTKLLGLSIWLALPGAAILTGLIAILFDAALLTPLRRKKAPELASLMVTLGATLLLYSLATASFGTDIRRLPPAVISHAAYTIGGVRVTLSQILIIVTTVLIVVALLSLIRGTRFGLSMRALAENGEAAQLMGVNTDAVVRMVSFISAALGSTAGVLIGLNFNAIQPYMGESMMLKGFAVIIIGGLGDIKGALVAGLVIGILEVLTAGFISSAVKDAAGFLLLVATLWFRPVGLFGRAPVKRA
- a CDS encoding ABC transporter substrate-binding protein: MRKTTLAALALLPLATAGAIWTAPAKAEDVTIGAIEILTGPNSRYGVAIKNGFDLALDEVNKTGVLGGKKLVIQYEDSAGNKDQAVNAARKLIGISKVPLLLGPTLSNEMFAAGPVANEQKIPIVGTSTTANGITAIGPYVFRTSLPEADVIPVTLKTAQAKFGIKKVAVMYANDDAFSKSGYDVFKATLEKLGIQTLTTETFGTKDSDFSAQLTKIKSLNPDAVVVSALVEPASGILLDARSLGFDEKVRFIGGNGFNSPKLGDIAGEAADGTMVGSPWFIGKDDPANTKFVAAYRAKYKDDPDQFAAQAYDTLHIVANAIDKAGAADPEKIKTALQAAKYTGVMGPFSFTENRDPADASGVVVLEMKGGKFQILK
- a CDS encoding SDR family oxidoreductase, encoding MTERLAGKRALVTAAAQGIGRASALAFAREGARVIATDVNEAALAELAGKPGIETRRLDVRDDQAIAALAAEIGTIDILMNAAGFVHHGSVLECSDADWDFSFDLNIKSMYRTIRAFLPGMLAEGKGSIVNIASGASSVRGIPNRFVYGTTKAAVVGLTKAVAADFIRKGIRCNAICPGTIATPSLDDRINAFDDPVAARKAFIERQPMGRLGEAEEVAAAAVYLAGDESAFTTGTILLVDGGFAL
- a CDS encoding mannose-1-phosphate guanylyltransferase/mannose-6-phosphate isomerase; translation: MPEEAKTVADPKILNAKRLIHPVILSGGSGTRLWPMSRAAYPKQLQPLLSARSLLQDSVARVLQADLFAAPVILANEEHRFIIAEQLRQIDVKPQTIMLEPIARNTGPAAAAAALWISQRDPDALMLIMPSDHAIADHPAFLKAIETGATAAAAGKLVTFGIHADRPETGYGYIRRGGAVGQTGAFEVAAFVEKPDRERAEQYVASGDYTWNSGIFLFPVQTYLAEYKARLPESYAAVEAAVAHEKGDLDFHRLAAQDFAKAENLSIDYAVMEHTSNAAVVPVAMGWNDVGAWDALWDISPKDENQMVQIGDVVAVDCRGSYLRTEERLLAAVGVDDLIVVATADAVLVAPKSRAQDVKRLIDRMKLDKREELTHLPTVHRPWGTYRSIHNGERVQVKHIMVKPGGKLSLQMHHHRAEHWVVVSGTAKIVRGNEELLLTENQSTYIPLGTNHRLENPGRIPLHLIEVQSGSYLGEDDIVRFEDTYGRA
- a CDS encoding gamma-glutamylcyclotransferase, which produces MDLTPTHQPIDTHQPIELTRETIQAGTVIKLASAHGMRVLTDEERATSIAETLAARPKSADPSGDLWLFGYGSLIWNPAFHFAEQRKGRVHGWHRRFCLWTPLGRGSPEQPGLVLALERGGACTGMAFRLAAEQVACELDILWRREMLSGAYKPRWVKVTTADGPVDAVTFTIDPANPRYAGRLAEDEIVRVVATAVGRLGPCTDYLFKTTQALAELGLEDRTLQRLKRRVEVLLGGKVDCS